One region of Priestia megaterium genomic DNA includes:
- a CDS encoding DUF418 domain-containing protein, which translates to MNSSPLPLNERLVVLDIIRGIALLGIFLVNIPAFTSPIFIFQLYNVSYKYEGIDAYIDLFLQLFVQGKFFTIFSFLFGLGCGIFLHRAEEKQYFAAALWSRRMAALLLIGLFHLVFFWYGDILHVYAIGGFLLFFFYNRKAKTILLWAIGLLCFFYLLACMQFFIPAHVLQEAQWEYKALHEHVLTQYLSTYRQADYLSWLFYRLNVEVVPMLLNLPFSIFPVFSMLLFGLYTAKKGLVHNIEQNRSFLKKIQSITGAAGFTLTIILAMLKTEILRYELYQQAAIHLFTSLSGIFLCFFYLTTLLLFLQFSPYASMLGLFKYSGTMALTTYLSQTLICLWMVRVFGLYGTLTLTESTVMCLIIYTLQLFLNKWWLYYFYYGPCEWLWRSFTYRSLPPLRRNRKASA; encoded by the coding sequence ATGAATTCTTCTCCACTTCCCCTTAACGAACGTCTTGTTGTTCTTGATATTATTCGGGGCATTGCTTTGCTGGGCATTTTTTTAGTGAATATACCGGCTTTTACTTCTCCGATATTTATTTTTCAGCTGTACAATGTTTCTTATAAGTATGAAGGAATAGATGCTTATATTGATTTGTTCTTGCAGCTGTTTGTGCAAGGGAAGTTTTTTACCATTTTTTCTTTTTTGTTTGGACTTGGATGCGGAATTTTTTTGCATAGAGCTGAAGAAAAGCAGTACTTTGCCGCTGCTTTATGGTCAAGAAGAATGGCTGCTTTGCTATTAATCGGGCTTTTTCATCTTGTCTTTTTCTGGTATGGAGACATTTTGCATGTGTATGCTATTGGCGGTTTTTTATTATTCTTTTTTTACAATCGAAAAGCTAAGACGATTTTGCTGTGGGCAATAGGCTTGCTATGCTTTTTTTATCTTTTGGCTTGTATGCAGTTTTTTATTCCAGCACACGTCTTGCAGGAGGCTCAGTGGGAGTATAAAGCTTTACATGAACATGTCTTAACCCAATATTTATCCACCTACAGGCAAGCAGACTATTTATCTTGGCTGTTTTATCGTTTGAATGTTGAAGTGGTGCCTATGCTATTAAATCTACCGTTTTCTATCTTTCCCGTATTTTCTATGTTGTTATTTGGCTTATATACTGCTAAAAAAGGGTTGGTACATAATATCGAACAAAATCGTTCTTTTTTAAAGAAAATTCAGTCAATAACAGGCGCAGCAGGTTTCACTTTAACTATTATTCTGGCCATGCTAAAAACAGAGATTTTAAGATACGAACTCTATCAGCAGGCGGCCATTCACCTTTTTACAAGTTTGAGCGGCATTTTTCTATGTTTTTTTTATCTTACCACCTTACTGTTATTCCTGCAATTTTCTCCTTACGCTTCAATGCTGGGTCTTTTTAAGTATAGTGGAACAATGGCATTAACAACTTACCTTAGCCAAACTTTAATTTGCCTGTGGATGGTTCGAGTCTTTGGTTTATACGGAACTCTTACCTTAACGGAAAGCACGGTTATGTGCCTCATCATCTATACACTCCAGCTTTTTCTTAATAAGTGGTGGCTTTATTATTTCTATTACGGTCCGTGTGAATGGTTATGGCGGAGCTTTACATACCGATCTCTCCCGCCTCTTAGGCGGAATAGAAAAGCTTCAGCTTAA